AGGAAGTTTGTGGATGAAGATGAGTCACCTTTCAGCTTCAGGTCCTATTGCCACACTGTGAGTTCCTCTGATGCACATGCAAACATTATCAATGCTTTCCCATCCAGAGCAGATTCTCTGTGACAGCTCACCTGAGCAACCAAACAATGGTCTGATGGAACATGAGGGACCTGTTCAGGGACACCATctagttttattactttttttatatgtcAGATCTCTCTGAATATCTCTCTTTATgaaaatatgtatgtatttacTCTTTTAGGTTGCTTACATCATTTTTCTTTGCATCCTGCCTTTTCATCCTTGACAAAAAGTGACTAGTCTAAGCAActaattaatgaaaataaaattactaaacatataaatataaattttgtaataaaagtttAACAGTTATAGCAAATGAATGTGCAattgaagaaattaaaaacttttccaAACTTTCCCTCTAACTGTTTTAGTCCATATACTTACACAAAAATTGTATCACATAACTTTGTGAAACTTTGAAAGCTAAACATAGTTTTTTCACATACAACATAATGGAGTTGTCCCTCATTTATTGTCGGGGTTACAATCTAAAAATGACTTCTGAAATCTCCAAAGTGTGATTTTTAATATTGTAAgcctgtaaaactcctcactacacactttatacacttttctcagcagacaggaacatttttacacttttctttcttgtttaaactctcaaaattcAAACCATTATAGAAAGAAGATTGATAAAGTCTCCAACCAATCAGGACCCATAACAGGgtgtgctgttaaaaaaaagcaactgtaaaaaaaatctgtttaatagCAAATCCACAAAAAGTGATTTGTGATACAGCTAGTACATAAACTACTAAAATGCTATTATATTAGTAAATGCCTACACCTCTTATACAAACTTTTACTATTAGACActtattttgataatatttaaaactttttttaacataaagcaCAAAAATATTACTGCTCTGTttctttcttgtcttttttataaTCTCTATTTGATCTCTATCAATTTCAATGCCCCCCCGTCTCATAACtgtatttacaaagaaaaaatgttgtttgttttagaatttGTTGTACTTTACAGTCCAGTCTAGCAATGGGTTAAAGACTTAAGTTCACTGTCTGGAAGGTTTGATTATTTAACGCAGATATGACAATAGTTTCTCTATCTTGTTGACTTAACTGAAGCAGGTTGTCTAAACTCCGCCTCCCCTCAGGTCGCCCCGGTTTTGGAGGAGCGTGCTCACGTGCTGCGCCTCTCCCTGGAGAAGATGCGATTCATCGACGACCCCGAGTTATTCCTGCGCCGCTCCGTCCTCGTGAATAACCTTCTCCGGCGTCTGCGCGCCGAGATCCTGCTCCAGAGCAGTGACTTGTGCTTCCCCCCCGGCCCTCCGTTCACCGCCGGGCCCTGCATCCTCCCGGCTGGCGCCGGGCCCGCTCACCAGTTGCTCCACAGAGCCGTGCCCTCCCGGATCTGCTTAGCCCCCCAGGCCGGGCCGCCGCTACGCAAGCGTTTTCGGACAGTCGCTGGGGTACAGGGGGACCTGCGCCCTGACTGCGCCCAGACCTGCTGCTGCATCTACGCTGCAGCCGCCGCCGCAGGCCACTACATCCACTTCCCCTTCTCCATGTACGACGCAACTCTCTCCAGCTGCCCCCCCACGCCACACTCCTCTTCATTCTTCCAGCTAGCCGGCCACAGCAAGCTAGGCCTAACGATGGTCGTCGATGACGACGAGGATGAGgatgctgaggaggaggagaacgaAGAGGAAGAACATCGggcagaggaggatgaagacgaTGAGGAACAGGAACAGTCCGGTCCCTGTGTCGACGTTAAAGACAAAGACCAGCAAGTGCTGAGTCACAAACAGGAGAGgacagaggaggaaggagacgagccagaggagaacgacgaggaggaagaggacgaggaagaggagaaagcTTTGAGGCCGTGTCTTTGGGGCTCAGACCAAGAAAGCCACAGATTTAGCTTGTGGCGCCGCCGAGCTCACAGACAATAACTGCAAAACGATCAACACAAGAGGAGAAAGCGTCGACGACCGCATCTGTAATCAGCTGGAAATCATTTGTCTCGTTTTGCAAACCAAGCAATCTGTTTACTTTAACAATGCCAAGTCACGTGGACGTCAAAGGTCCGACGTGCCTGAATGTGGCACGCAGACCGAGGCTAGATGAAGGAAAACCTGAAAGgtcgttttttttcctgacagtcagcacatttttcaaacatttataaactaCAAGATCACATATCAGGGGATCTTAAAGCCCAAATGTGAAGTGAAGCTTGCTATTGCACTGAATCCAAGGCTATTCAAGCACAAGAGTCCCCCATGCGGGGGCCTCTTATTGGTGCAACGGTCTTTCAGGACCCTAAACAAACCCCAGAATGAACGGGTGGTCTGCTTGGAGGTGTGTGTTTGCAGAATATGatgtagcattaaaaaaaaaacggatttaGCCAGTTTTGTTGATTAATCCACTCATAATTCTGCGTGCCTGTTTCTTTTTGTGGCCGTCTCAGGCGTCAGCATGTGCTGCAGCGTGTAGAATTCAGATTACTTTATGACAACACAATCATATGAATTGTTAACTTGCAATTTAAAGTGCCTTAGTGTTTTTTCTGAATACATGTATATTGTGTGTTTATGTAATTGTTTGAGTTACTAAGTGGCTACTTTGCATAATCAATGGCTGCTTCGGCATATAACGGGATACGAGCATGTCGTTAGATGCAGAGGAGCTGATAAATGTGTTGGAGTCTGAAGCAAATATCCTCACCTCAAgggtttgtttttacatcaaatgCATGAGTTCCAGCAAAATCCtttgctgattaaaaaaaaaaaagcacaaacaccTCCAGCTTTAAACATCACTTGATCATTCGTGTCTTAATATTCGTCAGCCAAGGCAACCTtgtttggtatttttcttaaggatttttttgaaaagtattATTAATATGGTTATAAAAAGGTCCTCTATTAGGgaaaattttttaaatctgtcaaccaagaagcaaaaaaattaggttaaaacCGTCAAAACTGtttgtcaaagaaaaatgtttttaatatccATTTTTACAAGACAGCAGTCCTGTTAAACGTCAAATTTATGTGAAACTCACATGTACCATTGAAAACCTCTAAAGGTAAATTATGTTTGACaccataaaaaaagtttcagtttataTTAATAGCTTATTGATTTATGTGGCGCTTTAAAATGATCACGATCAAACAAATCCCCGTACATTAAAAGTCCAAAAATCTTTTGGCTGTAACCACTTAAGATATACACAGAAAAAAGTACAAGAGTTTCTGACATTGTTTCTTTTGAatcacagtttgtttttcactatagttccagaaatcaaaaagtttgtcaCCACAGAGCTACGGCCGAAAAGCAGATTCCCCGTTTTTTTATTAAGGTGCACTCTGACTGAATGCGATTTGCGCAACAAATTAgcaggccccgcccctcttttgtcGCGAGACAAATTCTCTGCTCGTTGTCTGTCAAAAACTGAGTTCCTGAGTTTGACG
The genomic region above belongs to Oryzias melastigma strain HK-1 linkage group LG22, ASM292280v2, whole genome shotgun sequence and contains:
- the LOC112147915 gene encoding SERTA domain-containing protein 4 — protein: MTLVLSMNPFLDAEGNPPPSTFPPIWESERFTKACLSSRATPRSSEEQFTQEPHCRRAPDHVSVSRIAYFKRKFVDEDESPFSFRSYCHTVAPVLEERAHVLRLSLEKMRFIDDPELFLRRSVLVNNLLRRLRAEILLQSSDLCFPPGPPFTAGPCILPAGAGPAHQLLHRAVPSRICLAPQAGPPLRKRFRTVAGVQGDLRPDCAQTCCCIYAAAAAAGHYIHFPFSMYDATLSSCPPTPHSSSFFQLAGHSKLGLTMVVDDDEDEDAEEEENEEEEHRAEEDEDDEEQEQSGPCVDVKDKDQQVLSHKQERTEEEGDEPEENDEEEEDEEEEKALRPCLWGSDQESHRFSLWRRRAHRQ